The genomic interval AAGTAATCGGCAAATAATTTGGCCAATGACTGCCAATTATCGGACATCCCAAACAAACCGTGAATGATTAATAAAGGCTGTCCTTGACCTATGATTCTAGAATACAACTTCACTTCTTCAAACAATTTTTATATTTTTCTATGGTTCTCTCTAATCCTAAGTATAAAGCATCTGAAATCAATGCATGCCCAATAGAAACCTCATCCAAAAAAGGTACTTGAGCAGCAAAGTAACCGAGATTATCAAAATTCAAGTCATGACCAGCATTAACCCCTAAGCCCAAATCGTGTGCCATAATAGCTGAATCTATAAATGGCTTTACAGCATGTTCTTTATTTGCTTCAAATTGTTGAGCATAACTTTCGGTATAAAGCTCTATTCTATCGGCTTGAATTGCTTTAGCACCTTCTATATATTTTGCGTCAGCTTCAACAAATAGAGATGTGCGAATACCAGCATTTTTAAAGTCAGCTATAATTGCTTTCAAAAAAGATTGATGAGTAACTGTATCCCACCCCGCATTTGACGTTATGGCATCGGGTGCATCGGGCACTAATGTCACTTGATGTGGCTTAACAGATTTCACCAAGTCGATAAATGTTTTTGAAGGATAACCTTCTATATTGAATTCGGTCGTAACAATTGGTGCTATTTGACGTACATCATTATAGGTAATATGTCTTTCATCGGGCCGAGGATGAACGGTAATTCCGTTAGCTCCAAACTTTTCACACTGTATTGCTGCATCCAAAACATTAGGCATATTACCCCCTCTAGCGTTACGAATTGTTGCAATTTTGTTAATGTTAACACTTAACTTTGTCATTAATAGATGATGTTATAATATAGGGACAAAGGTAAAAATACTATGTTTGCTAACTATTATGATTACAAGAAAACTCATATCTAAGGAAATACAAACTATTACGCTGCAGAATTCAGGTGCTGAAGCATTGACCATCATGCAAGAGTATCACCTTTCCCATTTAGCTGTTGTTTCAGATAATGAGCTTTTAGGTGTAATATCTGAAGATGATATATGGGGAATGCATGATGAGAATAATAAATTGTTGAGCATTAAAGAAAAAGTTCAGCTCTATTTTATGCCTTTAGGAAAAGATGTTTTTGAAGTCATCAACTATATGGATGAGTATAACCTCAGCTTACTACCTATGCTGGCGAACGGCAATTACATTGGCTCAATTACTCACCAGTCATTAATCCGTTCTTTAGCGTCTATTGTTGCCATTCAAGAAAGTGGTGGGGTTATCATCTTGGAGATGAATAAAAAAGAATACGCTATGAGTGAAATTGCTCAAATTGTAGAAAGTAATGGCGCAAGAATACTCAGTGCCTACATTACAGATGTTGATGATAGAGATATTATGAAGCTCACTATGAAGCTTAATATTGTTGATATTGCCCCTGTGATACAGACCTTTGAGCGCTACAAATACACTGTTGCCGCCAGCTACAATCAGTCTGAAAACAAAGACAATCTAGATGATAGATATAATTTATTAATGAGGTACCTCAACCCCTAATGCGCTTAGTCATAACATTTCTATTAATAGTTACCGCATTTGCCACTTTTGCGCAAGACGTCTATAGAGTCAATTCTATTGAAATTGAAGGTAATAAGTTAACCAAAAGAACTACTATTTTAAGAGAGTTGTCTTTTGAAATAGGTGATAGCCTTACTAAACTAGAGTTTAATGAAAAGCTCAATCAAAGCAAATTGAATATTAGTAGTCAATGGCTATTTAACTTTATAGAAATCAAACCATCATTTACTAAAAATGAAATTGATGTAAACATAAAAGTTGTTGAGCGGTGGTATGTTTGGCCTTATCCTATTTTAGAAATATCTGAACGTAATTTTAATGTCTTCTGGGACAGCCTTCAGAACTCTAATTTTAACGATTTTTCAAGACTAAATTATGGGGTGTTTCTAAATTGGTATAATTTTAGAGGGCGCAACGAGATATTGAAAGTTAAATTTAGGAAAGGCTATAAAGAACATTATTTGTTTGAATACGACATTCCATACATCAATAAAACCAAAACCTTAGGTACAATTATCATCTTAGAAATGTTTCGAATGAAACAATTTCATTATAAAACTATTGACAATACCCTGATTTACAAAGAATTTGAAGATGAACGCTTTAGAAATTGGAACGGCTCATTTTCACTTCAATATAAAAAAGATTTGAACCTGACACACAGACTTAGCCTCAAACATTCAATATTTGAAACACCACAAGAAATTCAAACTTTGAATCCCAATTTTCTAGGCGTAGAATCTAACCGGTTCGAATTCTCATCAATGGAGTATCATTATGAAAATGAAAAGAGAAATTCAATATCATATCCTACCGAAGGATCTTTCAATGAGGTGTTAGTCTCAGGTTTTATAGGCAGAAAAAATGACTTTAAGAATTTACAAATTATAGCAAAGACAGAAAATCATTTTAACCTTAGACCAAGGTGGCACCTGGGTAATAGTATCAAGGTGAAAGTACAAACAAACACCAGCCTACCCTATATTTTAAACGAATCTTTAGGGTTTGAAGATTATCTTAGAGGGTACGAATACTATGTTTTTGATGGAGAACATTATGCCATGTCTAAAACAGCATTAAAATATGAACTCGTTCCAAAACAAAAATTAGATATTCCATATTTGAAAATGGAGCAATTCAAAAAGACACATTATTCTATTTACTTCAGTATATTTGCTGATATGGGAACGGTAGTTGACAATCAATATCCTGACGAAAATCAATTGAATAATATATTCTTAATGAGTCAAGGAGTGAGTCTTGATTTTGTCACTTATTACGATAAACTCATACGTTTAGAATACAGTAGAAACCACCTCAATCAGTGGGGCTTATTTATTCATTTTTCAAATCCATTTTAAGAATGAGAATTGCACTTTTCGGCACACAGTTTAACCCCTCCAAAGCTAAATATGTTCAACACTTAGTTAATAAGCTTGAACAAGAAAATGTTAAGTTGATTATTGAAAATCAGTTTTATGATAACTTAATTGACATAAACTTCAAAAAGGAATTTGACACTTTCGAAACCCCTCAAGAACTGAAAGAAAAAGCCGATATACTTCTCAGTATTGGTGGTGATGGCACACTACTTGGGGCAATTACATTAGTTCGAGATTCAGACATCCCCATTTTAGGGATTAATACCGGTACATTAGGTTTTATATCAAGTGTTTCTACAGATCAGATAGAGTATGCTATTAACCATTTATTGAAAGATGAATACACTATCAAAGAAAGGACATTATTACAGCTAGAAAGCGACAATAAGCTATTTGGTGAAACCAACTTTGCTCTAAACGAAGTTACAGTTCTAAAGAAAGATACCTCTTCGATGATTCGGATACATGCTTATCTTGATGATGAATTTATAAATACCTACTGGGCAGATGGGCTGATTATCTCCAGCCCTACTGGTTCAACAGGCTACTCATTAAGTTGTGGTGGTCCAATTGTTTTGCCTGGCACAAATAATTTTATCATTACGCCTATTGCACCACACAACCTAAATGTGCGTCCAATAATAGTTTCTGACGAATCGAAAATCACCTTAAAAGTATCACAACGGGATGAACTCGCTCTGGTTGCACTAGACAGTCGTTCACGAGCTATTGGTCCCGAATTAGAACTAACAATACGTAAAGCCGATTACAAGGTAAAGCTCATACAATTTGAAAAACAAAGCTTTATTTCGACCATTAGAGAAAAACTCATGTGGGGTAAGGATAAAAGAAATTAACTCTATTTTATCATAAATACTTATATTTGTGCGTTACCTATGAATCGTAACAACATAATTTAGATGAAAAGACTAATCATATTTATTTTTTCTGCACTCATTTTCACTTCGAATAATGCTTTTTCACAAGGGATTGATCCCTATTCTGAAATAGGTGTAATGCTAGGGACCTCTTATTATATTGGAGATTTAAATGATCAACACCTCAGGCTAGCAAGACCAGCCACAGCGATACAATACAAAACAAATCTAAATAGACGATTTGCTATAAGAGGTGGTATATCTGCTGGAGAATTGAGAGGAAGTGATAAGCTAAATGAGATAGATACTGCAAAGTTCAATAGAAATTTACACTTTAAGTCGTCTATATATGAGCTTTCTGGAATCATAGAGTTTAACTTTTTTCCATACGAAACGGGCAACTTAAGGTATCCTTTCACCCCCTATATCTTTACAGGGATATCGATGTTTAGCTTTAACCCGCAAGCTAGAAAATTTGACACAGACACCCCATTTGACAACGATGGCAATCAAAGCAATAATGAATGGCTTGACCTACAACCATTAGGTACTGAAGGTCAATATTCGAGTCAATACCCAGAAAAAGATCCCTATCAACTCATACAATTCGCTATTCCCGTAGGAGTAGGGTTTAAAGCCAGTCTAGGTAATCGATTTAGCATGGCAATAGAATACGGATTACGTAAGACATTTACCGATTACATAGACGATGTAGGAGGCACATATGCTAGTCCACAATACTTAACAATGGAAAATATAGACGCTGCAAATCTTTCCGATAGAAGTAACGACTTACAGAATTACATAGCAAGTAATCCAGGAGCTGATATTACCACTTGGACAGCTAACACCAACAGAAATAGAGCCAATGAAAACCTATGGGACGATTGGTATTATTTCGCTGGACTAACACTTTCATACAAGATATACACTAAACCTAAAGTCTGTCAATACTAGATGACTCAACATACTGACATCAACAAAGACACTTTGCCCAAACACGTTGCAATTATCATGGATGGTAATGGCAGATGGGCAAAAAAGCAATCTAAGATTAGAATCTTTGGACACAAGGTAGGCGTAAAAGCAGTAAGAGATACCGTTGAAGGTGCTGCAGAGCTAGGGCTAAAATACCTTACATTATACGCTTTCTCATCAGAAAATTGGAATAGACCAAAAAAAGAAATTGACGCCCTTATGGAATTACTCGTCAATACTATTCTTGATGAAACAAAAACTCTAATGGACAACAACATTAGATTAGAAGCTATTGGTAATCTAGAAGACTTACCAAAAAAATGTCTTCAAAACCTAAATAATACCATAGAGAAAACTGTAAACAACACCCACATGACTTTGGTACTAGCATTGAGTTACAGTTCAAAGAAAGAAGTAACACAAGCTATTAAGAGCATCGTTAAGAAAGTAGAAAATGGTGATTTGAAAAGTGATGAAATAAATGAAGATCTTATTCAAAATCATCTCTATACACACAATATTCCAGATCCAGAGTTGTTAATACGAACAAGTGGTGAACAACGCATAAGCAATTTTTTATTATGGCAAATTGCTTATTCAGAATTATATTTCACTGACATATTGTGGCCCGATTTCAGAAGAGAAGATCTTTACAAAGCAATTGTAAACTATCAAAAAAGAGAAAGAAGATTTGGTAAAACCAGTGAACAAATTGAAAAAGAAAATGCTTAGGAATAGTTTACTTATAACGATCATTTGCCTATTTGTTAGCAATTTCATTCTAGGACAGGTTAGCCTAACTAACACTAACTTTGATTATGCTAATCCTAAAGAGCTTGTCATTGGTGGCATTAATGTTGAAGGCACAAAATTTTTAGATCATAAAACCCTTATTCAACTTTCTACACTGGAAGTTGGTTCAAAAATTATGGTTCCTGGAGACCAACTTACTAAAGCTAGTCGAGTACTTTGGGAACAGGGGCTATTTTCAGACATTCAAATCCGTGTTAAATCTATTCAAGGAAACTCGATTTTCTTTACCTTATATCTTGAAGAAAGACCTCGTCTTTCTAAATTTAAGTTTGAAGGAATTAAACGATCCGAAATAGATGCAATTAGAGATAAAATCAAATTAGCGAGGGGGAAAATCATTACTGAAAACGTAATAATTAATACCAAAAACATTATATCGAGCCATTTCAAAGAAAAAGGCTTTTTAAATGTAAACACTACTGTTAGTCAGGAGGTAGATACGATTACTAAGAATCACGTTATTTTGGTATTAGCCATCGATAAAGGCAAAAAAGTTAAAATCGGAGAAATTAGCTTTGAAGGCAATGAAGTATTTACCGACAAACGTCTAAAACGTTTGATGAAAGACACTAAAGAGAAGAAGTTTTTCAGAATTTTCAAATCATCAAAATTCTTAGACCAAGCGTACGAAGATGATAAGCAAAAAATTATTGCTAAATACAATGAAAAAGGGCTAAGAGATGCTAAAGTTCTCAGTGATTCTGTTGCTTATAACAAAGAAGAGGAACTTCTCAATATTGGCTTAAAAATAAATGAAGGAAAAACCTATTATTTTGGTGACATCACGTTCGTAGGAAATACAAAATATTCCAATAACGAACTAGCGGCGATTGTTGGCATTAACAGAGGTGACATTTTCGACCAAAGCATTTTAGAAAGTCGAATTTTAGGAAGCCCTGACAGTAGAGATGTCCACTCTATCTATCTTGATAATGGGTATTTATTTTCACAAGTAACACCTATAGAAACGGAGATTCGAAACGATACAATCGATATAGAAGTACGTATTTATGAAGGACTTCAAGCAAGAGTAAATAGAGTGTCTGTTAGTGGAAATTCTAAAACCAACGACCACGTTATAATGCGTGAAATACGCACTAAGCCAGGCGATTTATTTAGCCGCGCCGATATTATGCGTTCACAAAGAGAGATAGCAACACTAAACTATTTTGACCCTGAAAAATTAAATATCGATGTAGAGCCCAATCAAGAAGATGGTACCGTAGATTTGAATTATATCGTTGAAGAAAAATCTTCTGACCAAGTGGAGCTTCAAGGTGGTTATGGTGCTGATAGAATCATCGGAACATTTAGAGTCTCTTTCAATAATTTCTCTGCAAAAAATATGTTTAAAAAAGGGGCTTGGGCACCATTACCATCAGGCGATGGACAAAGACTAAGTCTTTCAGCATCTTCGAATGGAGTACAATATCAATCATATAATATCTCATTCACTGAGCCTTGGCTAGGTGGTAAAAAACCCAACTCTCTAACTATTGGCGCATATCATTCTATTACATCTAATGGATTAGATAGAGACGATGAAGGAAGAGGTGAATTTAAAGTTACTGGCGCATCTTTTGGACTAGGGAAACGATTGAAGTGGCCCGATGACTTCTTTACATTATATCAAAACATAAGTTTAAAGAAATATTTAGTTGATCAATATAGCTTTGGCAACTTTGAAGATGGCACTTTCTACAACATGTCTTACTCTTTCATATTGGGAAGAAATTCTGTTGATCAGCCAACATTCCCAAGAAAAGGATCAAACATGAAGCTCTCTGTTCAACTAACTCCACCTTATTCGGTATTAGATGGCATTGATGACTATTCAGAATCAGAAATTGCAGACTTAAATACTTGGGTTGAATACCACAAATGGAACTTTGGCGCTAATTGGTTCAATAGCCTAGCAGATAAGCTTGTTTTGAAAACAAATCTGGAGTATGGTCTTATTGGAAAATATAGTGACGACAAAGAGTTAACACAGTTTGAGCGTTTCTATGTTGGTGGTGATGGACTTAGTGGCTATGCTGTTGATGGTAGAGAGGTTGTTGGCCTAAGAGGTTATGAAAACAATTCCTTATCGCCAACTAATGGAGCAACTATTTACAACAAATATACTTTAGAGTTAAGATATGCGTTATCATTAAACCCACAGTCTCCTATTTTTGCATTAGCATTTTTAGAAGCAGGTAATACTTGGAATATGGCTAATAAATTTAACCCATTTGATGTAAAACGATCTGCCGGTGTTGGTGTGAGAATGACTATTCCTATGATGGGAATAATGGGAGTAGATTGGGGATATGGCTTTGATGAAATTCCTGGAAGTCCGTCTTCTAACGGTAGTCAATTCCATTTTTCTATTAATCAACAATTTTAATACATTAGTAACAATGAAAAAGTTAATTCTTATCTCACTAATTTGCTTGACTTCACTAGGGGTTAATGCTCAAAAATTCGCTTATGTTGATTCGGATTATATTCTTGAGCGTATGCCTGAATATGGCTCAGCCCAAGATCAGCTGGATAAACTATCCTTAAATTGGCAAGAAGAAATAGAAGAATTGTATGGGCAAATAGATCAACTTTATAAAAAATACCAAGCGGATAAGATTTTACTTACTCAGGAGATGAAAAATAAAAGAGAAAGTGAAATCATTAATAAAGAGAAAGATGCTAAAGAATTACAAAGAAGACGATTCGGTCCTGAAGGCGATTTATATACCAAACGACAAGAGCTAATACAGCCCATTCAAGACAAGGTATACAATGCCATTCAAGATTTTTCAAACGAAAAAAGATATGATATCATCTTTGATAAATCAAGCAACTTAATCATGCTATTCAGCAACCCTAGCCTAGATAAAAGTGATGACATTTTAAAAATGTTAGGCTACAAATAATTTTAAATTAACTAAAACACTAAAACAATGAAAAAAGTATTATTGACCCTAGCTTTGTCCTTAGCCGTAGTGGTATCGACACAAGCACAAAGTAAATTCGGATACCTAAACTCTAACGAGCTCTTAGCTATGATGCCTGAAAGCCAATCTATGCAAGAAGAGTTACAAACCTATGCTAAAGGCTTAGAGTCTCAGCTTACTGCTATGCAAGCAGAATATGAAAAGAAAGTTGTGGAGTATCAACAAAATGAAACGTCTTACACTGATATTATCAAGGCTGATAAAGTTCGTGAGATTGAAGGAATTCAACAGAGAGTTGTAGAGTTTCAAAAAAATGCTCAACAATCATTAGGTGAAAAAGAAGCTGAACTATTCACTCCAATTAGAGAAAAAGCTATGGCTGCAATAGATCAAGTCGCCAAAGAAGGTAGTTATACATTTATCTTTGACTCTGGCGCTGGAAGTTTCCTTTATGCTGCAGAAAGTGAAAATGTACTTAACTTGGTAAAATCTAAGTTAGGACTATAACAAACAATAAGACATTCATAAAAGCAGTTTGTTTCGTGCAAACTGCTTTTTTTATGCTATTTTAGAAAAGTGAATAAGGATAACCCAATAGGAATTTTTGACTCAGGTATAGGAGGGCTTACCGTAGCAAAAGCTATTCGATCACTTATGCCTCATGAGAGTTTGCTTTATTTTGGTGATACGAAACACCTTCCTTATGGTGAAAAATCAGCTCAATCGATACAAGAATTTTCAAAAAATATTTCTCTATTCCTCAAAGAAAAACAGTGCAAAATGATTGTGATTGCCTGTAATACAGCATCTTCTGTAGCTTATGACATCGTTAAGAAAGAGTGCCCAGGTATAGAAATTATAAATGTTATTGACCCCGTTGTCAATCGTATCACTACATCAAAAAACAATTCTACCATCGGTATTATAGGCACAAAGGGTACTATTAATTCAAATGTCTATCCTCAAAAAATAAAATCGGCAAACAATAACATAAAAGTCAAGTCGTTGGCTACGCCTCTATTAGCAGCAATGATTGAAGAAGGTTTTTTTAATGATAAAATTAGCCAAGCTATCGTTCATAACTACCTTAAAGACCCAGCACTTGCTGATATAAAACAGCTGATTTTAGCTTGTACGCACTATCCGCTTATTCAAGGTCTTATTGGTGATTTTTATACTCAAGAAATAGATATTATAGACTCCGCAAGTCAGGTGGCTTTACACATTAAAGAAGTGCTGAAAAAGAAAAATCTACTAAGTCAAAAAAGTCCCAAACAACGCTTCTTTGTATCAGACTATACCTTATCGTTTGAAAAATCAGCGAAGTTATTTTTTGGAGAAGATATTCATCTAGAAGAAATCAAGACTATTCACTAAACCAAGAGGAGTACATCACATAATTATCGGCAATACCCTCTATGAGTCGTGCTGTTTGTTCTTGACTTAGACTTTTTACTTTTTTGGCAGGAACACCAGCGTAAATACTGCCACTCTCTATACGTGTACCCTCAAGGACTACTGCTCCGGCAGCAACAATAGAATTACTTTCGACCACTACCCCATCCATTACAATTGCTCCCATTCCAATCAATACATTATTGTGAATCGTACAGCCATGAACTAAAGCGTTATGACCAATAGAAACATTATTTCCTACCTCTGTTGGGTGCTTTTGATAAGTACAATGAACCACAGCACCGTCTTGAATATTTACCTTATTGCCAATTCTGATATAATGCACATCCCCTCGAACAACAGCATTAAACCAAACGCTACAATTATCACCAATAACCACATCTCCCACAACCGTAGAATTCTCTGATAGATAAACACCTTCTCCAAATTGTGGTTCTTTGCCATTTACTACTTTGATAAGTGCCATATTTTTATTTCCAAAGATAAAAGAATGGCTTAACTTTGCGAAAACCTTTAATATGACTAAAATACCAACATCTTTATATAGTGAAGCAACACCAAACCCAAGGGTTATGAAGTTTACGGCTAACCGTATGTTAGTAGATCAAAATATTTATGAATTCAATAACAGAGCTGAAGCTAGTGCTTCACCGCTGGCCCTAGAATTGTTTGGTTTCCCTTTTGTGGAAAGTGTTTTTATCAGTAATAATTTTATCTCTATCACCAAAAAAGACAATGGTATTGAATGGAGTGATATTATTTTAGAAATGCGTGAATTTATAAGAGATTATTTGATGGATGGGGGTAGCGTGATTAATGAAGATGCCTCACCTAAAAAAAGCAAAACAGTCACACATAAAGAAGAGTTAAAAAGAGAATTTTCAGAAATAGAAAAGAAAATTGCCGATTTATTGGACGAATATGTTCGCCCAGCTGTCGAGCAAGACGGAGGCTTTATTTCTTTGAAGAAATTCGAAAAAGGAACCGTTACTGTTTCTTTACAAGGAGCATGTAGTGGATGCCCTTCATCGAGTATGACGCTAAAATCAGGTATTGAAGGCTTATTAAAAAGAGAAATGCCAGATGAAATAGTAGAAGTGATTGCTGATAATGACTAAGCAACTGCTCATACCATTCTTATTACTTCCTTTTTTGTTGAAGGGACAGAACGATTTGGAAGAAATTAGCTTTGGATTGCAATTTAAACCCATTATAGCCGCTGCTTATTTTGATGCTGGTGACGAATCTGCACAATGGCAAGAATATAACTTTAACTTATCGCCACGCTTTGGACAATCCTTGGGAATGATAGTAAGATACAATTTGAGCTCTACTTTTTCTACCGAAACAGGCTTGAACCTTGTCAATAGAAGGTATCAATTAAGCCTTGACAATAGCTATATAGGATTGCAAGACTTGAGCAATTTCACCTTACGTTCTTACGAATTACCTATTCAGATTTTATCCCATGTCAAAGTTTCAGACAAGTATTATTTAAATGCTGCCTTTGGCAATTCCTTCAATATTTTTGCTTCAGACGTCATAAGCTTTGGCGAGGAAAATCCTTTTTTCTTTCAAAGTACGTCGAGAAGAAAGCGTACTCAATCGGCATTGATTGCCAATTTAGGAATGGAATACAGAACCCTTGAAAAAGGCATCTTTTATTTGGGTTTTAGCTTACACAGACCTTGGAAAAATACGGCTAGAAGTTATCCTGAATTTGATGATGGAACCAATTCCTTCAACACTCTAGCTCCTGGTGGAAAAGATGCCAAGTATATGGATATTTCTGGCAATTATCTGACTATTGATTTACGGTATTTCTTTCCACAAAAAAAATAAAGCTATTTTATTATTGAAGTCGTAAGATTTTCTGACTGCAAGAAAAAAACTATTTGTCCCTAATCTATTTTTTTGTAAATTTATACTCAACCTTTAGTTCAAAACCAATTAACATGCTTAACCTTAACTCTATCCTCACATTTGTGTGTGTTACGTTTTTTTCTGTTGTTTCTGTGGCTCAACCGCTAACCAATGGAATGGGCATCATTACGCATTGGACAGGTTTTAGTGGTGAATGGGATGCTTTTAGCATATACGAAACAGAAGACAATGCCTCTGCCACTCTTGGTCAGAATTGGGCAACAAACTTCAACACACCAGCCGACCCGACAGTACATGATTCTTGGAAAGGAACTAATATGGGTGATGTCTTTGGCATTGCCATAGATGCCGATAAAAACGTCTATTTCAGTGCTACCAAAGCCATATCATCGAGTGGGTCAACAGGCACATCAGCAGGTGTAGCTGGAGATGGTGGTGTCTATAAAATGGATGCTAATACTTGGATAGTAACACCATTTATTTTTACAGGAAATGGTGCTAATGAAATTCCCAATCAAGGTAATGGCTTGGGTAATATCGCTTATGACAAATGGAACAATCAATTATTCGTTACCAATTTTGAAGACGGTAATATTTACCGTTTTGATATGTCAGGTAATTTACTCTCAACTTTTGACCCCTTCACTGCAAATACTACAGCGCTAGGTACTTTTAGTGGTCATGGTGAAGCCTTATGGGGAATAAATATATATGGCGATTCTGACGGCGTAAAGGTTTACTTTTCACTATGGACAGAAGACAACTCTTTGTCAGACCCTAGTGGTGACAACAATTCTGTCTGGTCAATAGATTTAGATGCTACAGGCGATTTTGCGGGTAGCGAAACACTATGCTTTGCCTTGGAAGACAATACAGGTAGTTTTATGAGTGGGATAGTTGGAGCCTCATATCCTATTTCTGATATTACTTTTAGTTCTGATGGTAA from Flavobacteriales bacterium carries:
- a CDS encoding OmpH family outer membrane protein, which encodes MKKVLLTLALSLAVVVSTQAQSKFGYLNSNELLAMMPESQSMQEELQTYAKGLESQLTAMQAEYEKKVVEYQQNETSYTDIIKADKVREIEGIQQRVVEFQKNAQQSLGEKEAELFTPIREKAMAAIDQVAKEGSYTFIFDSGAGSFLYAAESENVLNLVKSKLGL
- the murI gene encoding glutamate racemase, whose translation is MNKDNPIGIFDSGIGGLTVAKAIRSLMPHESLLYFGDTKHLPYGEKSAQSIQEFSKNISLFLKEKQCKMIVIACNTASSVAYDIVKKECPGIEIINVIDPVVNRITTSKNNSTIGIIGTKGTINSNVYPQKIKSANNNIKVKSLATPLLAAMIEEGFFNDKISQAIVHNYLKDPALADIKQLILACTHYPLIQGLIGDFYTQEIDIIDSASQVALHIKEVLKKKNLLSQKSPKQRFFVSDYTLSFEKSAKLFFGEDIHLEEIKTIH
- a CDS encoding gamma carbonic anhydrase family protein, with translation MALIKVVNGKEPQFGEGVYLSENSTVVGDVVIGDNCSVWFNAVVRGDVHYIRIGNKVNIQDGAVVHCTYQKHPTEVGNNVSIGHNALVHGCTIHNNVLIGMGAIVMDGVVVESNSIVAAGAVVLEGTRIESGSIYAGVPAKKVKSLSQEQTARLIEGIADNYVMYSSWFSE
- a CDS encoding NifU family protein, yielding MTKIPTSLYSEATPNPRVMKFTANRMLVDQNIYEFNNRAEASASPLALELFGFPFVESVFISNNFISITKKDNGIEWSDIILEMREFIRDYLMDGGSVINEDASPKKSKTVTHKEELKREFSEIEKKIADLLDEYVRPAVEQDGGFISLKKFEKGTVTVSLQGACSGCPSSSMTLKSGIEGLLKREMPDEIVEVIADND